A window of the Lactuca sativa cultivar Salinas chromosome 7, Lsat_Salinas_v11, whole genome shotgun sequence genome harbors these coding sequences:
- the LOC111887661 gene encoding uncharacterized protein LOC111887661 isoform X2 — MLLSYIILQERNHEKVKLLDKIKSIKDKTVISNSQQSKHHKLPPLVSALKASSEQKVASFHFPGHNRGRAAPSSLSNLIGLQPFHHDLPELPELDNLFTPVGPILDAQKQAAELFGATETWFLVGGTTCGIQASVMATCSPGDTLILPRNSHISAFSSMVLSGVIPKYITPEYDSDWDIASGVTPSQVEKAMKELETKGQKPSAVLITSPTYHGICTNLQQISSLCHSQNTPLIVDEAHGAHFAFHNSFPPSALHQGADLAIQSTHKVLSSLTQSSMLHVSGNIINREKICQCLQTLQTTSPSYLLLASLDASRAQISENPKIFDKAVEIAAEAKSLIKKIPGIGILDSGVNIGIDPLRITVGVWELGISGFEADDILYENYGVVSELVGTRSITFAINLGTRRDDVVRLVSGLKYLSESRIPIPIPIPNDVRVFMGMCSGMRLSPREAFFASKKKVSFRESIGEICGELVCPYPPGIPLLIPGEVITEEVLRYLVEVKNNGGFISGAADSSLSTIVVCS, encoded by the exons ATGTTGCTTTCCTACATAATCTTACAGGAAAGAAACCACGAGAAGGTGAAGCTCTTAGACAAGATAAAATCCATCAAGGACAAAACGGTAATTTCCAATTCCCAACAATCAAAACACCATAAACTTCCTCCACTAGTTAGCGCGCTAAAAGCTTCATCCGAGCAAAAAGTTGCAAGTTTTCACTTTCCTGGACATAACAGGGGTAGAGCAGCTCCTTCTTCATTGTCGAATCTCATTGGACTACAACCTTTCCATCATGACTTACCTGAGCTTCCAGAACTTGACAACTTATTCACACCTGTGGGACCCATTTTAGATGCTCAAAAGCAAGCAGCTGAATTGTTCGGAGCTACAGAAACATGGTTCTTAGTTGGGGGAACAACATGTGGAATCCAAGCATCAGTTATGGCTACTTGTTCACCAGGAGATACACTAATTCTTCCAAGAAACTCTCATATCTCAGCTTTTTCTTCCATGGTGTTATCTGGTGTTATACCAAAGTACATTACCCCTGAGTATGATTCTGATTGGGACATTGCTTCTGGTGTTACTCCTTCACAG GTGGAGAAGGCAATGAAAGAATTGGAAACAAAAGGTCAAAAACCATCTGCAGTTCTCATAACCTCCCCTACATACCACGGAATCTGCACCAATCTCCAACAAATCTCGTCATTATGtcattcccaaaatacccctctCATAGTGGACGAAGCTCATGGGGCCCACTTCGCCTTTCACAACTCCTTCCCTCCCTCAGCTCTCCACCAAGGCGCCGATCTCGCCATACAATCAACCCACAAAGTGCTATCATCTCTCACACAATCATCAATGTTACACGTGTCAGGAAATATTATAAATCGAGAAAAAATATGTCAATGTCTACAAACCCTTCAAACCACTAGTCCAAGTTATCTCCTTTTAGCTTCTTTAGATGCCTCCAGGGCTCAAAttagcgaaaaccctaaaatcTTCGATAAAGCTGTTGAAATAGCTGCTGAAGCAAAATCCCTCATTAAAAAAATCCCTGGAATTGGAATCCTCGATTCCGGTGTCAACATCGGAATCGATCCTTTACGGATTACAGTCGGAGTTTGGGAGCTTGGGATTTCGGGATTTGAAGCTGACGATATTTTGTACGAAAATTATGGTGTGGTTTCGGAACTTGTTGGGACCCGTTCGATTACGTTTGCGATAAATCTTGGAACGAGGAGAGATGATGTTGTTAGGCTTGTGTCGGGGTTAAAGTACTTGTCGGAATCACGgattccgattccgattccgattccgAATGATGTACGGGTTTTTATGGGGATGTGTAGTGGGATGAGATTGAGCCCTCGAGAGGCGTTTTTTGCGAGTAAAAAGAAAGTGAGTTTTAGAGAAAGTATTGGTGAAATATGTGGGGAATTGGTGTGTCCGTATCCGCCCGGAATTCCATTGCTGATTCCGGGGGAAGTGATTACGGAGGAGGTGTTGAGGTATTTGGTGGAGGTGAAAAATAATGGTGGATTCATTAGTGGAGCTGCTGATTCCAGTCTCTCCACCATTGTTGTTTGTAGTTGA
- the LOC111887661 gene encoding uncharacterized protein LOC111887661 isoform X1, protein MASAILHLSLGYSSTTRACISEERNHEKVKLLDKIKSIKDKTVISNSQQSKHHKLPPLVSALKASSEQKVASFHFPGHNRGRAAPSSLSNLIGLQPFHHDLPELPELDNLFTPVGPILDAQKQAAELFGATETWFLVGGTTCGIQASVMATCSPGDTLILPRNSHISAFSSMVLSGVIPKYITPEYDSDWDIASGVTPSQVEKAMKELETKGQKPSAVLITSPTYHGICTNLQQISSLCHSQNTPLIVDEAHGAHFAFHNSFPPSALHQGADLAIQSTHKVLSSLTQSSMLHVSGNIINREKICQCLQTLQTTSPSYLLLASLDASRAQISENPKIFDKAVEIAAEAKSLIKKIPGIGILDSGVNIGIDPLRITVGVWELGISGFEADDILYENYGVVSELVGTRSITFAINLGTRRDDVVRLVSGLKYLSESRIPIPIPIPNDVRVFMGMCSGMRLSPREAFFASKKKVSFRESIGEICGELVCPYPPGIPLLIPGEVITEEVLRYLVEVKNNGGFISGAADSSLSTIVVCS, encoded by the exons ATGGCGTCCGCCATTCTACATTTG AGCCTTGGGTATAGCAGTACAACAAGGGCTTGTATTTCTGAG GAAAGAAACCACGAGAAGGTGAAGCTCTTAGACAAGATAAAATCCATCAAGGACAAAACGGTAATTTCCAATTCCCAACAATCAAAACACCATAAACTTCCTCCACTAGTTAGCGCGCTAAAAGCTTCATCCGAGCAAAAAGTTGCAAGTTTTCACTTTCCTGGACATAACAGGGGTAGAGCAGCTCCTTCTTCATTGTCGAATCTCATTGGACTACAACCTTTCCATCATGACTTACCTGAGCTTCCAGAACTTGACAACTTATTCACACCTGTGGGACCCATTTTAGATGCTCAAAAGCAAGCAGCTGAATTGTTCGGAGCTACAGAAACATGGTTCTTAGTTGGGGGAACAACATGTGGAATCCAAGCATCAGTTATGGCTACTTGTTCACCAGGAGATACACTAATTCTTCCAAGAAACTCTCATATCTCAGCTTTTTCTTCCATGGTGTTATCTGGTGTTATACCAAAGTACATTACCCCTGAGTATGATTCTGATTGGGACATTGCTTCTGGTGTTACTCCTTCACAG GTGGAGAAGGCAATGAAAGAATTGGAAACAAAAGGTCAAAAACCATCTGCAGTTCTCATAACCTCCCCTACATACCACGGAATCTGCACCAATCTCCAACAAATCTCGTCATTATGtcattcccaaaatacccctctCATAGTGGACGAAGCTCATGGGGCCCACTTCGCCTTTCACAACTCCTTCCCTCCCTCAGCTCTCCACCAAGGCGCCGATCTCGCCATACAATCAACCCACAAAGTGCTATCATCTCTCACACAATCATCAATGTTACACGTGTCAGGAAATATTATAAATCGAGAAAAAATATGTCAATGTCTACAAACCCTTCAAACCACTAGTCCAAGTTATCTCCTTTTAGCTTCTTTAGATGCCTCCAGGGCTCAAAttagcgaaaaccctaaaatcTTCGATAAAGCTGTTGAAATAGCTGCTGAAGCAAAATCCCTCATTAAAAAAATCCCTGGAATTGGAATCCTCGATTCCGGTGTCAACATCGGAATCGATCCTTTACGGATTACAGTCGGAGTTTGGGAGCTTGGGATTTCGGGATTTGAAGCTGACGATATTTTGTACGAAAATTATGGTGTGGTTTCGGAACTTGTTGGGACCCGTTCGATTACGTTTGCGATAAATCTTGGAACGAGGAGAGATGATGTTGTTAGGCTTGTGTCGGGGTTAAAGTACTTGTCGGAATCACGgattccgattccgattccgattccgAATGATGTACGGGTTTTTATGGGGATGTGTAGTGGGATGAGATTGAGCCCTCGAGAGGCGTTTTTTGCGAGTAAAAAGAAAGTGAGTTTTAGAGAAAGTATTGGTGAAATATGTGGGGAATTGGTGTGTCCGTATCCGCCCGGAATTCCATTGCTGATTCCGGGGGAAGTGATTACGGAGGAGGTGTTGAGGTATTTGGTGGAGGTGAAAAATAATGGTGGATTCATTAGTGGAGCTGCTGATTCCAGTCTCTCCACCATTGTTGTTTGTAGTTGA